TTTCAGGGGTTTACACTGCCTGCATGGCACAGAAAGTAATCACCATCTACACGGACGACCTCACGGGCGAAGAGTCCACCGAGGCCGCCACGCACACGCTTTCTCTTGACGGTGTGACTTACGAGATCGATCTGAGTCCGGACAGCTACGACCAGCTGCTGGAAGCCGTTGGGCCGTTCTTGAAGGCCGGTCGCAAGACCGGGAAGGGCCGTAAGCCGCGCAAGGCGGCGGCCGCCACTGAGGACACTGCCGCGATCCGGGCCTGGGCCAAGTCGAGCGGCTACAACGTCAGCGACCGCGGGCGGGTGCCCGCTGAGATTCGTGAGGCGTACCAAAAGGCCAAGTGAATTTTTTGGATAAACCGGAAGCCCCTCACCACGTGTGAGGGGCTTCTTTGTGTCCGGTTCCGGTGGTCCTGTCCGCGGTGTCAGTGGCGGCCCGCTGTTCCGGGAAAGGAAAGGACACCGCGAAACCATTTTTCCCCCGGACAATCCGAACGCTCAGCGGCGTCGCAGGGAGGTGTCCGCGATGGCCGGCGGCACGTAGTAGCTGTCGGCCGGGTTGAGGTCGGTGCCGGGCGGCACGATCGCGTCGACCCGGTCCAGGACATCCGCGCCGAGCGTGACCTCGGAGCCCTCCAGCATGCTGTCGAGCTGGTCGGCGGTGCGCGGGCCGATGATCACGGAGGTCACCGCGGGGTGGGACCGTACGAAGGCCGTCGCCAGGTGCGGCAGCGTG
This portion of the Streptomyces sp. 2114.4 genome encodes:
- a CDS encoding Lsr2 family protein; this translates as MAQKVITIYTDDLTGEESTEAATHTLSLDGVTYEIDLSPDSYDQLLEAVGPFLKAGRKTGKGRKPRKAAAATEDTAAIRAWAKSSGYNVSDRGRVPAEIREAYQKAK